A region of Fimbriimonadaceae bacterium DNA encodes the following proteins:
- the hpf gene encoding Ribosome hibernation promotion factor, whose product MEVSVRNAEGNLSQHDKDYAAKKLGRLDRYFNQVKKVEMVHREDKLNHHVEITLLADGFTVRAEEEDQSVVAAIDKVSDKLENRLRRLKGRLTKAHRRKGVSLPPAMAEEDHEEDHHIDIRSRKHFLIKPMSLDEAALQLDMIEEPFYLFRNEDTGLVEALYKRKDGKYDLMQPEM is encoded by the coding sequence ATGGAAGTTTCGGTACGAAACGCAGAAGGCAATCTTTCCCAGCATGACAAGGACTACGCAGCCAAAAAGCTGGGCCGGTTGGACCGGTACTTCAACCAAGTCAAGAAAGTGGAGATGGTCCATCGCGAGGACAAGCTCAACCATCACGTCGAAATCACCCTGCTTGCCGACGGATTCACGGTTCGGGCCGAAGAAGAGGACCAGAGCGTCGTCGCCGCCATCGACAAGGTGAGCGACAAGCTCGAGAACCGGTTGCGAAGGCTTAAGGGCCGCCTCACCAAGGCCCACCGCCGGAAGGGCGTGTCACTGCCGCCGGCGATGGCCGAGGAGGATCACGAAGAGGACCACCACATCGACATCCGGTCCCGGAAGCACTTTCTCATCAAGCCCATGTCGCTCGACGAGGCAGCGCTTCAGCTCGATATGATCGAAGAGCCGTTTTATCTCTTCCGTAACGAGGACACCGGCCTCGTGGAAGCGCTCTACAAGCGGAAAGACGGAAAGTACGATTTGATGCAGCCGGAGATGTGA